In the Hylaeus volcanicus isolate JK05 chromosome 1, UHH_iyHylVolc1.0_haploid, whole genome shotgun sequence genome, one interval contains:
- the LOC128883032 gene encoding protein tipE isoform X3 yields MRGSSSELLLEASCVQCQSDHPSQHRHQHHQLNEKHDFQERELRRRKLLELGFGASRRRPPRRTCRQRFNFYATSALAFVATSGGAALLFLVPLYVDPAISTLAADFSPEPVICTTSRREELYGLFNCTWSSCREGCTSDVYRCTHIYVTYTPWSNTSMNNDTGGRGNNANSTGVAHTSTTPVPTPGDVEAALLVNIKGCGYPPIVDCDNFTRELGYEGAKFPCHYSRVNGSIVMANYNREAQVTTIIHFFAAPFVVTLATSVALCVMHCDCRCSPPPRHSSRGIRGARGNDLS; encoded by the exons ATGCGCGGGAGTAGCTCCGAGCTCCTGCTGGAGGCGAGCTGCGTCCAGTGCCAGAGCGATCATCCAAGCCAGCATAGGCATCAGCACCATCAGCTGAACGAGAAGCACGACTTCCAGGAGCGAGAGCTACGTCGTCGCAAGCTGTTGGAGCTCGGGTTCGGCGCTTCGCGGCGCCGACCGCCACGGCGTACCTGCCGTCAGCGGTTCAACTTCTACGCCACCTCGGCGTTGGCCTTCGTCGCGACGTCTGGCGGGGCGGCGCTCCTCTTCCTGGTGCCCCTCTACGTCGATCCGGCGATCAGCACCTTGGCAGCCGATTTCTCCCCCGAACCGGTTATCTGCACCACGTCCAGACGCGAGGAGCTCTACGGTTTGTTCAACTGCACGTGGAGCTCGTGCCGCGAGGGATGCACCAGTGACGTTTACAGGTGCACCCATATATACGTCACTTACACACCATGGAGCAACACCAGTATGAACAACGACACCGGAGGTAGAGGGAACAACGCGAACTCTACCGGCGTCGCGCACACCTCGACCACTCCGG TGCCAACGCCAGGTGACGTCGAGGCGGCGCTCCTTGTGAACATCAAAGGGTGCGGCTATCCGCCGATCGTCGACTGCGACAACTTCACCCGCGAATTGGGCTACGAGGGCGCCAAGTTCCCTTGCCATTACAGCCGCGTGAACGGCAGCATAGTGATGGCGAACTATAATCGCGAGGCGCAGGTCACCACCATCATACACTTCTTCGCGGCACCATTCGTAGTGACTCTCGCGACCAGCGTCGCTCTGTGTGTGATGCACTGTGACTGTAGGTGCAGTCCGCCGCCTCGACATTCCTCACGCGGGATCAGAGGAGCCAGGGGTAACGATCTCAG
- the LOC128883032 gene encoding protein tipE isoform X2, with amino-acid sequence MRGSSSELLLEASCVQCQSDHPSQHRHQHHQLNEKHDFQERELRRRKLLELGFGASRRRPPRRTCRQRFNFYATSALAFVATSGGAALLFLVPLYVDPAISTLAADFSPEPVICTTSRREELYGLFNCTWSSCREGCTSDVYRCTHIYVTYTPWSNTSMNNDTGGRGNNANSTGVAHTSTTPVPTPGDVEAALLVNIKGCGYPPIVDCDNFTRELGYEGAKFPCHYSRVNGSIVMANYNREAQVTTIIHFFAAPFVVTLATSVALCVMHCDCRCSPPPRHSSRGIRGARGNDLRIELCKFCNIHIGD; translated from the exons ATGCGCGGGAGTAGCTCCGAGCTCCTGCTGGAGGCGAGCTGCGTCCAGTGCCAGAGCGATCATCCAAGCCAGCATAGGCATCAGCACCATCAGCTGAACGAGAAGCACGACTTCCAGGAGCGAGAGCTACGTCGTCGCAAGCTGTTGGAGCTCGGGTTCGGCGCTTCGCGGCGCCGACCGCCACGGCGTACCTGCCGTCAGCGGTTCAACTTCTACGCCACCTCGGCGTTGGCCTTCGTCGCGACGTCTGGCGGGGCGGCGCTCCTCTTCCTGGTGCCCCTCTACGTCGATCCGGCGATCAGCACCTTGGCAGCCGATTTCTCCCCCGAACCGGTTATCTGCACCACGTCCAGACGCGAGGAGCTCTACGGTTTGTTCAACTGCACGTGGAGCTCGTGCCGCGAGGGATGCACCAGTGACGTTTACAGGTGCACCCATATATACGTCACTTACACACCATGGAGCAACACCAGTATGAACAACGACACCGGAGGTAGAGGGAACAACGCGAACTCTACCGGCGTCGCGCACACCTCGACCACTCCGG TGCCAACGCCAGGTGACGTCGAGGCGGCGCTCCTTGTGAACATCAAAGGGTGCGGCTATCCGCCGATCGTCGACTGCGACAACTTCACCCGCGAATTGGGCTACGAGGGCGCCAAGTTCCCTTGCCATTACAGCCGCGTGAACGGCAGCATAGTGATGGCGAACTATAATCGCGAGGCGCAGGTCACCACCATCATACACTTCTTCGCGGCACCATTCGTAGTGACTCTCGCGACCAGCGTCGCTCTGTGTGTGATGCACTGTGACTGTAGGTGCAGTCCGCCGCCTCGACATTCCTCACGCGGGATCAGAGGAGCCAGGGGTAACGATCTCAG aATCGAGTTATGTAAATTCTGCAACATACATATCGGCGATTAG
- the LOC128883032 gene encoding uncharacterized protein LOC128883032 isoform X1: MRGSSSELLLEASCVQCQSDHPSQHRHQHHQLNEKHDFQERELRRRKLLELGFGASRRRPPRRTCRQRFNFYATSALAFVATSGGAALLFLVPLYVDPAISTLAADFSPEPVICTTSRREELYGLFNCTWSSCREGCTSDVYRCTHIYVTYTPWSNTSMNNDTGGRGNNANSTGVAHTSTTPVPTPGDVEAALLVNIKGCGYPPIVDCDNFTRELGYEGAKFPCHYSRVNGSIVMANYNREAQVTTIIHFFAAPFVVTLATSVALCVMHCDCRCSPPPRHSSRGIRGARGNDLSDHSISNRVDRRGHPTHCECGEVTRPL; encoded by the exons ATGCGCGGGAGTAGCTCCGAGCTCCTGCTGGAGGCGAGCTGCGTCCAGTGCCAGAGCGATCATCCAAGCCAGCATAGGCATCAGCACCATCAGCTGAACGAGAAGCACGACTTCCAGGAGCGAGAGCTACGTCGTCGCAAGCTGTTGGAGCTCGGGTTCGGCGCTTCGCGGCGCCGACCGCCACGGCGTACCTGCCGTCAGCGGTTCAACTTCTACGCCACCTCGGCGTTGGCCTTCGTCGCGACGTCTGGCGGGGCGGCGCTCCTCTTCCTGGTGCCCCTCTACGTCGATCCGGCGATCAGCACCTTGGCAGCCGATTTCTCCCCCGAACCGGTTATCTGCACCACGTCCAGACGCGAGGAGCTCTACGGTTTGTTCAACTGCACGTGGAGCTCGTGCCGCGAGGGATGCACCAGTGACGTTTACAGGTGCACCCATATATACGTCACTTACACACCATGGAGCAACACCAGTATGAACAACGACACCGGAGGTAGAGGGAACAACGCGAACTCTACCGGCGTCGCGCACACCTCGACCACTCCGG TGCCAACGCCAGGTGACGTCGAGGCGGCGCTCCTTGTGAACATCAAAGGGTGCGGCTATCCGCCGATCGTCGACTGCGACAACTTCACCCGCGAATTGGGCTACGAGGGCGCCAAGTTCCCTTGCCATTACAGCCGCGTGAACGGCAGCATAGTGATGGCGAACTATAATCGCGAGGCGCAGGTCACCACCATCATACACTTCTTCGCGGCACCATTCGTAGTGACTCTCGCGACCAGCGTCGCTCTGTGTGTGATGCACTGTGACTGTAGGTGCAGTCCGCCGCCTCGACATTCCTCACGCGGGATCAGAGGAGCCAGGGGTAACGATCTCAG